One genomic region from Remersonia thermophila strain ATCC 22073 chromosome 1, whole genome shotgun sequence encodes:
- a CDS encoding 60S ribosomal protein eL39 produces the protein MPSYKTFKTKQKLAKAQKQNRPIPQWIRLRTGNTIRYNAKRRHWRKTRLGL, from the exons ATGCCG AGCTACAAGACTTTCAAGACCAAGcagaagctggccaaggcccagaagCAGAACCGGCCCATTCCCCAATGGATCCGGCTGCGCACTGGCAACACCATTAG GTACAACGCCAAGCGGAGGCACTGGCGCAAgacccgcctcggcctctaa